Proteins encoded in a region of the Bacillus sp. T3 genome:
- a CDS encoding dihydrolipoamide acetyltransferase family protein: MTIEQIKMPQLGESVTEGTISRWLVSVGDTVNKYDPLAEVMTDKVNAEIPSSFAGVIKELIAEEGDTLAVGEIICTIEVGGEASAPVVHHEPKVDPVVSAAKNIAARLAATPSNTQSVAAPAAKVVKAEGKVRFSPAVLKLSQEHGIDLTQVQGTGAEGRITRKDLLKLIEEGTIPAPGIHTAEGVPSVNINEIERPAQPELLTQKPVSTKQPVASSPISNATGDIEIPVTGVRKAIAANMVRSKQEVPHAWMMIEVDVTNLVQYRNAIKNEFKQKEGYNLTFFAFFVKAVAQALKAYPQINSTWAGDKIIQKKDINLSIAVATDTSLFVPVIKNADEKTIKGIAREISEYAAKTRSGKLTSEDMSGGTFTVNNTGSFGSIQSMGIINYPQAAILQVESIVKRPVILNDNMIAIRDMVNLCLSLDHRVLDGLVCGRFLQHLKETLENISKDNTSIY; the protein is encoded by the coding sequence TTGACAATAGAACAAATAAAAATGCCTCAGCTTGGAGAAAGTGTAACGGAAGGCACGATTAGTCGCTGGCTAGTATCAGTTGGCGATACCGTAAATAAATATGACCCATTAGCTGAAGTGATGACGGATAAAGTGAATGCAGAAATTCCATCCTCGTTTGCAGGTGTTATTAAGGAGTTAATTGCTGAGGAAGGTGATACGCTTGCAGTCGGTGAAATTATTTGTACAATCGAAGTAGGGGGTGAAGCTTCTGCACCTGTTGTTCATCATGAACCGAAAGTTGACCCTGTCGTTTCCGCTGCCAAAAATATTGCAGCACGATTAGCAGCAACTCCGTCTAATACTCAATCAGTAGCGGCTCCTGCTGCAAAAGTAGTCAAAGCAGAGGGGAAGGTCCGCTTTTCACCGGCTGTTTTGAAGCTTTCACAAGAGCATGGAATTGACCTTACGCAAGTTCAAGGAACTGGAGCAGAAGGTCGAATCACGCGAAAAGATTTATTAAAGCTAATTGAAGAAGGGACAATTCCAGCACCAGGTATTCATACTGCAGAGGGGGTTCCTTCGGTAAACATAAACGAGATTGAACGTCCTGCGCAGCCTGAACTTCTTACACAAAAACCTGTATCTACCAAACAACCAGTTGCGTCCTCACCAATTAGTAACGCTACGGGAGATATTGAAATTCCTGTAACAGGTGTTCGCAAAGCAATTGCGGCCAATATGGTACGAAGTAAGCAGGAAGTACCACATGCATGGATGATGATTGAAGTAGATGTCACCAACCTAGTACAATACCGTAACGCCATCAAAAACGAATTCAAACAAAAGGAAGGCTATAATCTTACTTTCTTTGCCTTTTTTGTTAAGGCTGTTGCCCAGGCATTAAAAGCTTATCCGCAAATTAATTCGACATGGGCTGGCGATAAAATCATTCAGAAGAAAGATATCAATTTGTCGATTGCAGTGGCAACGGATACTTCATTATTTGTTCCTGTCATTAAAAATGCAGACGAAAAAACAATCAAAGGTATTGCTCGTGAAATTTCCGAATATGCAGCGAAAACCCGTTCTGGAAAATTAACGTCAGAGGATATGAGTGGTGGAACGTTTACCGTTAACAATACAGGCTCCTTCGGTTCGATTCAGTCGATGGGAATCATTAACTATCCACAAGCAGCGATTCTGCAAGTGGAATCGATTGTGAAGCGACCTGTAATTTTAAACGATAACATGATTGCGATTCGGGATATGGTTAATCTTTGCCTATCGCTTGACCATCGTGTTTTAGACGGCCTCGTTTGTGGACGATTCCTGCAGCATTTAAAAGAAACACTTGAAAACATTTCAAAAGATAATACTTCAATTTATTAA